In one Dermacentor albipictus isolate Rhodes 1998 colony chromosome 4, USDA_Dalb.pri_finalv2, whole genome shotgun sequence genomic region, the following are encoded:
- the LOC135899990 gene encoding neprilysin-1-like isoform X4, with protein sequence MVDASQKERILLRRFKVDIKVSVLIPAFSCTSAAPFTAHKEGLPDGADKASLQGIQAGVICCHLRLQLTIEKAGKPLRTRTPSMHHLKLKSTYDNEVNKQTIKILQGSTTAGVEHDWQLVQAEPKHSTVRLWIAAAVLVAVVVTCASVYLLFFRKHLMPYVQCKSKPCLDHAERLLASIDTSVNPCHDFYAFTCGRWQSSSPHKSVQDVMNEKATQEEIEEVSTDLWNVGKPSRLYQKCLNPEPSDIAANIVALEEIMANLFLTWPMENPQPTDSHPLDVMVELAFKWDINFIFSMEAARTSAIGGILVFRRVYSSAAWVDRFEKSMSAEQYKDIVKAHLNYLSANMTNANCTLLQLLENSFIEARLHKAHTGPKWFIMDKIDLETQSFKPGIWLQYLELHSEDMGYKWSSHDSVLLEDADILSDVEKLFKKHTHVELLTGIAWMFIQSHLWAVVGKPKLMFESDVEKKCKYACLEYVNLRLGISLSAEHLNQRYPTKEARHEISSFLLSVKSEFITLMKNSSWIDVLSKHTAEQKITSMNLNLLPAEQFFDPAKRLLLYQHFPLMNDSGFFGSWLQASRIYQKLHSHEHFRDVYKKRRTFLYEPYSYSYLLNDISAGTVALEPPMFYKGGPYMINYAGAATRVAREIAKSFDPQGVHVDNHGDTVTWWGMQHSAEYRSRATCDLGEGAPATMGVFPVIPAIEASYAAYKRVLSKLWDLEGKRTDLRISGLERYDDDMLFFLTYCYALCSKKGDTMGKAECNVPLKHFDQFGEAFRCSQGSPMRAAEKCTFFSS encoded by the exons ACGATCGAGAAAGCGGGCAAGCCCCTTCGCACTCGAACACCATCCATGCATCACTTGAAGCTGAAATCCACATATGACAACGAGGTGAACAAACAAACTATAAAAATC CTCCAAGGGAGCACTACGGCTGGAGTCGAGCATGACTGGCAGCTGGTCCAGGCAGAACCGAAGCACAGTACAGTGCGGCTGTGGATAGCAGCCGCCGTGTTAGTGGCCGTGGTGGTGACTTGTGCCTCCGTCTACTTGCTGTTCTTCAGAAAGCACCTGATGCCATACGTACAGTGCAAGTCAAAGCCCTGCCTCGATCACGCCGAGAGACTTCTCGCGTCGATAGACACCAGCGTGAATCCCTGCCACGACTTTTACGCATTCACCTGTGGCCGTTGGCAGAGCTCTTCTCCCCACAAATCAGTTCAAGACGTCATGAACGAAAAGGCAACACAAGAAGAGATCGAGGAGGTAAGCACTGATCTATGGAATGTTGGGAAACCCAGCCgtctctaccagaaatgtttgaATCCAGAGCCAAGCGACATCGCAGCCAACATTGTTGCGCTCGAAGAGATCATGGCAAACTTGTTTCTGACATGGCCTATGGAAAACCCTCAGCCTACGGACTCGCATCCTTTAGACGTGATGGTTGAACTGGCCTTTAAGTGGGACATCAACTTTATATTCAGTATGGAAGCCGCACGCACGAGTGCCATCGGCGGCATCTTGGTTTTTCGGAGGGTGTACAGTAGCGCCGCTTGGGTTGATCGCTTCGAGAAGTCTATGAGCGCAGAGCAGTACAAGGACATTGTCAAGGCGCACTTGAATTACCTCAGTGCTAATATGACTAATGCAAATTGCACACTCCTGCAGTTGTTAGAAAATTCATTCATTGAAGCTAGACTCCACAAAGCACACACAGGGCCAAAGTGGTTCATTATGGACAAGATTGATCTCGAGACACAGTCATTCAAACCGGGAATTTGGTTACAATATCTCGAACTTCACTCTGAAGACATGGGCTACAAGTGGTCTTCCCATGACTCGGTACTACTAGAAGACGCTGATATACTGTCAGATGTTGAGAAATTGTTTAAGAAGCACACTCACGTGGAGCTTCTAACTGGCATTGCCTGGATGTTCATACAGTCGCACCTGTGGGCTGTCGTTGGGAAACCGAAATTGATGTTCGAAAGTGACGTAGAAAAGAAGTGTAAGTACGCCTGTCTGGAATACGTAAATTTACGCTTAGGGATTAGCTTATCTGCTGAGCATTTGAATCAGCGCTACCCGACGAAAGAAGCCCGCCACGAGATATCGAGCTTCCTGCTCAGCGTTAAGAGCGAGTTCATAACGCTGATGAAAAACAGCTCGTGGATAGACGTGCTGAGCAAGCATACAGCCGAACAAAAGATAACTTCGATGAATCTGAATTTATTACCAGCTGAGCAATTTTTTGATCCTGCAAAGCGCCTTCTTCTTTACCAGCACTTCCCGTTAATGAATGATTCGGGTTTCTTTGGGAGCTGGCTGCAGGCTTCTAGGATTTACCAGAAACTTCACAGCCATGAGCACTTCCGTGATGTGTACAAAAAGAGGCGGACTTTTCTTTACGAACCATATTCCTACTCTTACTTGCTGAATGATATCAGTGCAGGCACTGTTGCGCTCGAACCTCCGATGTTCTACAAAGGAGGGCCTTACATGATCAACTACGCTGGTGCGGCAACTCGTGTTGCGCGAGAAATCGCGAAAAGCTTCGACCCGCAGGGTGTTCATGTGGACAACCACGGTGATACTGTCACTTGGTGGGGCATGCAGCACTCGGCCGAATACAGAAGTCGTGCCACCTGCGACTTAGGCGAAGGAGCACCCGCGACAATGGGTGTTTTTCCGGTGATACCCGCAATCGAAGCATCTTACGCTGCGTATAAGAGGGTGCTCTCAAAACTGTGGGACCTAGAAGGCAAGCGCACAGACCTCAGGATTTCGGGACTGGAGAGATACGATGATGACATGTTGTTCTTCCTAACTTACTGCTACGCATTGTGCTCCAAAAAAGGTGACACGATGGGAAAAGCAGAGTGCAATGTACCACTGAAGCACTTCGATCAGTTCGGCGAAGCCTTCCGCTGTTCTCAAGGCTCACCAATGAGAGCCGCGGAAAAatgcactttcttttcttcttga